A genomic segment from Lutibacter sp. A80 encodes:
- a CDS encoding deoxyhypusine synthase family protein, whose product MTTNKGAISQFIEKYYLHFNAASVVDAAKEYESQLAKGSKMLVSLAGAMSTAELGKIFAEVIRQDKVQIISCTGANLEEDVMNLVAHSHYKRVPNYRDLTPQDEWDLLEKGLNRVTDTCIPEEEAFRRLQEHIFKIWKDAEAAGERFFPHEFMYKLLLSGVLDQYHEIDPKNSWMIAAAEANLPMVVPGWEDSTMGNIFASYVLKGELKASTMKSGIEYMTFLADWYTENSKDGIGFFQIGGGIAGDFPICVVPMLYQDLERTDTPFWSYFCQISDSTTSYGSYSGAVPNEKITWGKLDINTPKYIIESDATIVAPLIFAYLLDM is encoded by the coding sequence ATGACTACTAATAAAGGAGCAATTTCACAATTTATAGAAAAATATTATTTGCATTTTAATGCAGCATCGGTTGTAGATGCAGCAAAAGAATACGAAAGTCAATTAGCAAAAGGATCTAAAATGTTAGTATCATTAGCAGGTGCAATGAGTACAGCAGAATTAGGTAAAATATTTGCTGAAGTAATTAGACAAGATAAAGTTCAAATAATTTCTTGTACAGGAGCAAATCTTGAAGAAGATGTTATGAATTTGGTAGCACATTCTCATTATAAAAGAGTACCAAATTATAGAGATTTAACGCCACAAGATGAATGGGATTTATTAGAAAAAGGGCTAAATAGAGTTACTGATACTTGTATTCCAGAAGAAGAGGCGTTTAGACGTTTACAAGAACATATATTTAAAATATGGAAAGATGCCGAAGCAGCTGGAGAACGTTTCTTTCCACATGAATTTATGTATAAACTGTTGCTTTCTGGAGTGCTAGATCAATACCACGAAATAGATCCCAAAAATAGTTGGATGATTGCTGCAGCTGAAGCTAATTTACCAATGGTAGTTCCAGGTTGGGAAGACAGTACAATGGGAAATATTTTTGCTTCGTATGTGTTAAAAGGTGAATTAAAAGCAAGTACCATGAAATCTGGAATTGAATATATGACTTTCTTAGCAGATTGGTATACTGAAAATTCAAAAGACGGTATAGGTTTTTTTCAAATTGGAGGTGGTATTGCAGGAGATTTTCCAATATGTGTAGTGCCAATGTTGTACCAAGATTTGGAAAGAACCGACACACCATTTTGGAGCTATTTTTGTCAAATTTCAGATTCAACAACTAGTTACGGATCTTATTCTGGAGCAGTTCCAAATGAGAAAATTACTTGGGGAAAATTAGATATTAACACTCCAAAATATATTATAGAATCTGATGCTACCATTGTTGCACCATTAATTTTTGCCTACTTATTAGATATGTAG
- a CDS encoding DUF2853 family protein — MSKLDEKIALYESEMKKLGISFDADLLAKVTKGLGPSIYKKDAETVSGSDAKELATVKNNFLIKKLGLSDDAKLDAAMEKAVEIMGKSNRNKYRAIFYYILVKEFGKESIY, encoded by the coding sequence ATGAGTAAATTAGATGAAAAAATAGCACTTTATGAAAGTGAAATGAAAAAGTTAGGAATCAGCTTTGACGCTGATTTATTAGCTAAGGTTACTAAAGGATTAGGACCTTCTATATATAAAAAAGATGCTGAAACAGTTTCTGGATCAGATGCTAAAGAATTAGCTACTGTAAAAAATAACTTTTTAATTAAAAAATTAGGACTTTCTGACGATGCTAAATTAGATGCTGCTATGGAAAAAGCTGTTGAAATTATGGGTAAATCTAACAGAAATAAATACAGAGCAATTTTCTATTACATTTTAGTTAAAGAATTTGGAAAAGAATCTATTTACTAG
- a CDS encoding L-serine ammonia-lyase — protein sequence MECISIFDMLKIGVGPSSSHTLGPWRAAERWINHLKKENIFSEITSVKVDLYGSLSLTGKGHATDLAVILGLTGADPEYIPTEEITPLISKIKEEQKLNFGNSTPINFNPTTDITFNKEFLPFHANAMKFTGYNNTREISTDIYYSIGGGFVVREELIHAKENIEIFKTFPYSIQKATELEFYCKEQQLKISDIVLENERSLRTDEEIDFEIKRIWDTMLESMYIGCHTEGILPGGLKVRRRAFDMHQKLKEDKIYSTPNEWLQAIRNTEVKFRQILKWVSCFALSVNEVNASLGRVVTAPTNGSAGVIPAVLMYYLVIENHEASFKHIKQFLLVASEIGSLFKKGATISAAMGGCQAEIGVSSAMAAGALTELLGGTPEQVLMASEIAMEHHLGLTCDPIGGLVQVPCIERNAMGAIKAINAAELALESDSFHAKVPLDKVISSMWETAQDMNSKYKETSEGGLAVGVNLSDC from the coding sequence ATGGAATGTATTTCAATATTTGATATGTTGAAAATTGGCGTTGGTCCTTCGAGTTCTCATACGCTAGGTCCTTGGAGAGCCGCTGAAAGATGGATTAATCACTTAAAAAAAGAAAATATTTTTTCTGAAATAACTTCAGTAAAAGTAGATTTATATGGTTCATTATCTTTAACCGGTAAAGGACATGCTACTGATTTAGCTGTAATTTTAGGCTTAACAGGTGCGGATCCAGAATATATTCCTACAGAGGAAATAACACCTCTAATTTCTAAAATAAAAGAAGAACAAAAACTAAATTTTGGAAATAGTACTCCTATTAATTTTAACCCTACAACAGACATAACTTTTAATAAAGAATTTTTACCTTTTCATGCCAATGCTATGAAATTTACTGGTTATAACAATACTAGAGAAATTTCAACAGACATTTATTATTCTATTGGTGGTGGTTTTGTTGTTAGAGAAGAATTAATACATGCTAAAGAAAATATTGAAATTTTTAAAACTTTCCCCTATTCAATTCAAAAGGCTACTGAATTAGAATTCTATTGTAAAGAACAACAATTAAAAATCTCTGACATTGTTTTAGAAAATGAACGCTCTTTAAGAACCGATGAAGAAATTGACTTTGAAATAAAACGAATTTGGGATACCATGCTCGAGAGCATGTATATTGGTTGCCATACAGAAGGCATTTTACCTGGTGGATTAAAAGTTCGAAGACGTGCTTTTGATATGCACCAAAAATTAAAAGAAGATAAAATTTATAGTACCCCAAATGAATGGTTACAAGCTATAAGAAATACCGAAGTTAAATTTCGTCAAATATTAAAATGGGTAAGTTGTTTTGCCTTAAGTGTTAACGAAGTAAATGCCTCACTCGGTAGAGTTGTAACTGCACCTACCAACGGAAGCGCAGGTGTAATACCCGCTGTTTTAATGTATTATTTAGTTATAGAAAACCATGAAGCCTCATTTAAACACATCAAACAATTTTTATTAGTTGCTAGTGAAATAGGCAGTCTTTTTAAAAAAGGAGCCACAATATCTGCTGCAATGGGTGGTTGTCAGGCTGAAATTGGTGTTTCTTCTGCAATGGCAGCAGGCGCATTAACCGAGTTACTTGGAGGAACTCCAGAACAGGTTTTAATGGCTAGTGAAATTGCTATGGAACATCATTTAGGTTTAACCTGTGATCCTATTGGTGGATTGGTACAAGTACCGTGTATTGAACGCAACGCAATGGGTGCTATTAAAGCAATTAACGCAGCTGAACTAGCTTTAGAATCTGATAGTTTTCATGCAAAAGTACCGCTTGACAAAGTTATTTCTAGTATGTGGGAAACGGCTCAAGATATGAACTCTAAATACAAAGAAACATCTGAAGGAGGATTAGCTGTTGGAGTAAACCTTTCAGATTGTTAA
- the dnaK gene encoding molecular chaperone DnaK, translating into MSKIIGIDLGTTNSCVSVMEGNEPVVIPNAEGKRTTPSIIAFIEGGERKVGDPAKRQAVTNPLKTIYSIKRFMGNKYSESKMEAERVPYKVVKGDNDTPRVDIDGRLYTPQEISAMVLQKMKKTAEDYLGTEVSEAVVTVPAYFNDAQRQATKEAGEIAGLKVSRIINEPTAAALAYGMDKKGTDQKIVVFDFGGGTHDVSILELGDGVFEVLSTDGDTHLGGDDVDQKIIDWLAEEFKAEENMDLRQDPMALQRLKEAAEKAKIELSSSASTEINLPYVTATASGPKHLVRTLSKAKFEQLIDDLVKRTIEPCKTALKSAGLSTGDIDEIILVGGSTRIPAVQEAVEKFFGKAPSKGVNPDEVVAIGAAIQGGVLTGDVKDVLLLDVTPLSLGIETMGNVMTKLIEANTTIPTKKSQVFSTAADNQPSVEIHVLQGERAMAADNKTIGRFHLDGIPPAQRGTPQIEVTFDIDANGIIKVSATDKATGKSQDIRIEASSGLTEDEIKKMKADADANADADKQAKEVAEKINGADSMIFQTEKQLKEFGDKLSADKKDPIEAALAELKKAHESKDIAQIDAAMEKINEAWKVASEEMYKAQQEGQAQGAPTGDAGDAQPKNEGDDVEDVDFEEVKEDK; encoded by the coding sequence ATGAGTAAGATTATAGGAATTGATTTAGGAACTACCAACTCTTGTGTTTCTGTAATGGAAGGAAATGAGCCTGTTGTAATTCCTAATGCAGAAGGAAAAAGAACGACACCTTCTATTATTGCATTTATTGAAGGTGGAGAACGTAAAGTTGGAGATCCTGCAAAAAGACAAGCGGTTACAAACCCTTTAAAAACTATTTATTCAATTAAACGTTTTATGGGTAATAAATATTCTGAATCTAAAATGGAGGCAGAAAGAGTACCTTATAAAGTAGTAAAAGGAGATAATGATACACCACGTGTAGATATTGATGGAAGATTATATACTCCACAAGAAATTTCAGCAATGGTTCTTCAAAAAATGAAGAAAACTGCTGAAGATTATTTAGGAACTGAAGTTTCTGAAGCTGTTGTAACTGTACCAGCTTATTTTAACGATGCACAACGTCAAGCAACTAAAGAGGCTGGTGAAATTGCAGGTTTAAAAGTAAGTCGTATTATAAATGAACCAACTGCAGCTGCATTGGCTTATGGTATGGATAAAAAAGGAACCGATCAAAAAATTGTTGTTTTTGATTTTGGTGGTGGAACACATGATGTTTCTATCTTAGAATTAGGTGATGGTGTTTTCGAAGTACTTTCTACAGACGGAGATACACACTTAGGTGGTGATGATGTTGATCAAAAAATTATAGACTGGTTAGCTGAAGAGTTTAAAGCTGAAGAAAATATGGACCTACGTCAAGATCCAATGGCTTTACAACGTTTAAAAGAAGCTGCTGAAAAAGCGAAAATAGAATTATCATCTTCTGCTTCAACAGAAATTAATTTACCATATGTAACAGCTACAGCAAGTGGACCAAAACACTTAGTACGTACATTGTCTAAAGCTAAATTTGAGCAATTAATTGACGATTTAGTAAAAAGAACTATAGAGCCTTGTAAAACAGCTCTTAAATCAGCAGGATTATCTACAGGAGATATTGATGAAATTATTTTAGTAGGTGGTTCAACACGTATTCCTGCAGTGCAAGAAGCAGTTGAAAAATTCTTCGGAAAAGCACCTTCAAAAGGAGTAAATCCAGATGAGGTTGTTGCTATTGGAGCAGCTATTCAAGGTGGAGTTTTAACTGGAGATGTTAAAGATGTATTGTTATTAGATGTTACACCTTTATCTTTAGGTATTGAAACTATGGGGAATGTAATGACTAAGTTAATTGAAGCTAACACTACAATTCCAACTAAAAAGTCACAAGTATTCTCTACAGCAGCTGACAATCAGCCATCAGTAGAAATTCACGTGTTACAAGGTGAGCGTGCAATGGCAGCAGATAATAAAACTATTGGTCGTTTCCATTTAGATGGAATACCACCAGCACAAAGAGGTACTCCACAAATTGAAGTAACTTTTGATATTGATGCAAATGGTATTATTAAAGTTTCTGCAACAGATAAAGCTACAGGTAAATCTCAAGATATTAGAATTGAAGCTTCTTCTGGTTTAACTGAAGATGAAATCAAGAAAATGAAAGCAGATGCTGATGCAAATGCAGACGCAGATAAGCAAGCTAAAGAAGTTGCTGAGAAAATTAATGGAGCTGACTCTATGATTTTCCAAACTGAAAAACAATTAAAAGAGTTTGGTGATAAATTATCAGCTGATAAAAAAGATCCAATTGAAGCAGCTTTAGCAGAACTTAAAAAAGCACACGAATCTAAAGATATTGCACAAATTGATGCTGCAATGGAAAAGATAAATGAAGCTTGGAAAGTTGCAAGTGAAGAAATGTATAAAGCACAACAAGAAGGTCAAGCTCAAGGTGCTCCAACAGGAGATGCTGGTGATGCACAACCTAAAAATGAAGGTGATGATGTAGAAGATGTTGACTTTGAAGAAGTAAAAGAAGATAAATAA
- a CDS encoding nitronate monooxygenase family protein: protein MKSAKLTQLLNITYPIIQAPMFLVSNTAMVIEAMRGGIAGCIPALNYRTLKELRAAIKELKTAKVAGGAFGFNLIVNKSNIKYKEQLAVICDEGVDFIITSLGNPEETIKKAHTKNIKVFCDVTDLKFATKVEGLGADAIIAVNNLAGGHRGNSSPEDLIPQLVKNCNIPVISAGGVGCKTDIDKMLSLGAEGVSVGSPFIASIEADVTEEYKQACVQYGAEDIVLTERISGTPCTVINTPYVQKIGTKQTWIERILNKNKKLKKWVKMIRFSIGMRATEKAATKATYKTVWVAGPSIKHTTAISPVKNIISKLIN, encoded by the coding sequence ATGAAATCAGCAAAATTAACTCAACTGTTAAATATAACATATCCAATTATCCAGGCACCAATGTTTTTAGTTTCCAATACCGCAATGGTAATTGAAGCTATGAGAGGAGGTATTGCGGGTTGTATTCCAGCTTTAAATTATAGGACGTTAAAAGAATTAAGAGCTGCAATTAAAGAATTAAAAACAGCAAAAGTTGCTGGAGGAGCATTTGGTTTTAATTTAATTGTTAATAAATCAAATATTAAATATAAAGAACAATTAGCTGTAATTTGTGATGAAGGTGTAGATTTTATTATCACTTCTTTAGGTAATCCAGAAGAAACTATTAAAAAAGCGCATACAAAAAACATTAAAGTATTTTGTGATGTTACGGATTTAAAGTTTGCAACAAAGGTAGAGGGCTTAGGGGCCGATGCAATTATAGCTGTAAATAATCTAGCTGGAGGTCATAGAGGTAATAGTTCTCCAGAGGACTTAATACCTCAGTTAGTTAAAAATTGTAATATTCCAGTTATTTCAGCTGGAGGTGTAGGGTGTAAAACTGATATTGATAAAATGTTGAGTTTAGGAGCTGAAGGAGTTTCTGTAGGAAGTCCTTTTATTGCATCAATTGAAGCTGATGTTACCGAAGAATATAAGCAAGCTTGTGTACAATATGGAGCTGAAGATATAGTATTAACAGAACGTATATCCGGAACGCCTTGTACTGTAATAAACACTCCTTATGTTCAAAAAATAGGCACTAAACAAACTTGGATAGAGCGCATTTTAAATAAAAATAAAAAATTAAAAAAATGGGTTAAAATGATTCGTTTTTCAATAGGAATGCGAGCAACTGAAAAAGCAGCAACTAAAGCAACCTATAAAACGGTTTGGGTTGCAGGTCCAAGTATAAAACATACAACTGCAATTTCACCCGTTAAAAATATAATTTCGAAGCTTATTAATTAG
- a CDS encoding NAD(P)/FAD-dependent oxidoreductase, translating into MNISKTSFPRVVIIGGGFAGLAAVKGLKNQELQIVLIDKHNYHTFQPLLYQVATGGLEPDSIAFPLRKVIKNLPNFYFRLADVSKIDSEKRKVYTNIGNLKYDYLIIATGSKTNYFGNTNIEKYSMAMKNVPQSLNLRSLIIENFEDALLAKNLEQRNALMNFVIVGGGPTGVELAGALAEMKKGILPKDYPDLDIRQMQINIIQGSNRLLKAMSEKASEKAEDFLINLGVNIYKNAHVTDYDGYNITTDADLSFEAATVIWAAGVKGAAIQGLNPECVIERAERIKVDEFNKVRNHKNIYAIGDVACMDVSEYPKGHPMMAQPAIQQGKHVAKNIIADLNNKPLEPFVYKDKGAMATIGRNKAVVDLKKLKFQGVFAWFVWMFVHLFSLIGFRNKAVVFFNWVYNYIRFDRETRLIIRPFKNKNKESF; encoded by the coding sequence ATGAATATTTCAAAAACTAGTTTTCCTCGTGTTGTAATTATTGGAGGAGGTTTTGCAGGTCTTGCAGCTGTAAAAGGTTTAAAAAATCAAGAGCTTCAAATAGTTTTAATAGATAAACATAATTATCATACATTTCAACCATTATTATATCAAGTTGCAACTGGTGGTTTAGAACCAGATTCTATAGCTTTTCCACTTAGAAAAGTGATTAAAAATCTTCCAAATTTTTATTTTAGATTAGCAGATGTATCAAAAATAGATTCAGAAAAAAGAAAGGTATATACCAACATTGGAAATTTAAAATATGATTATTTAATTATTGCAACGGGTTCTAAAACAAATTATTTTGGTAATACTAATATTGAAAAATATAGTATGGCTATGAAAAACGTACCACAATCTTTAAACCTAAGAAGTTTAATTATTGAAAATTTTGAAGATGCTTTACTCGCAAAAAATCTAGAACAAAGAAATGCTTTAATGAATTTTGTTATAGTTGGAGGAGGTCCTACAGGCGTTGAGTTGGCTGGTGCATTGGCAGAAATGAAAAAAGGTATTTTGCCAAAAGATTATCCGGATTTAGATATTCGGCAAATGCAAATTAACATAATTCAAGGTAGTAATCGGTTGCTGAAAGCAATGAGTGAAAAAGCTTCAGAAAAAGCTGAAGATTTTTTAATTAATTTGGGGGTTAATATCTATAAAAATGCTCACGTTACAGATTATGATGGATATAATATAACTACAGATGCAGATTTGTCTTTTGAAGCAGCTACAGTAATTTGGGCAGCTGGTGTTAAAGGGGCTGCAATACAAGGTTTAAATCCAGAATGTGTAATTGAACGTGCCGAAAGAATTAAAGTTGATGAGTTTAACAAAGTTAGAAATCACAAAAATATTTATGCAATTGGAGATGTTGCTTGTATGGATGTTTCTGAATATCCAAAAGGACATCCAATGATGGCGCAGCCAGCAATTCAGCAAGGTAAGCATGTGGCTAAAAATATAATAGCAGACTTGAATAATAAACCATTAGAACCTTTTGTGTATAAAGATAAAGGAGCGATGGCTACAATTGGAAGAAATAAAGCCGTAGTAGATTTAAAGAAACTAAAGTTTCAAGGAGTTTTTGCATGGTTTGTTTGGATGTTTGTGCATTTATTTTCTTTAATTGGGTTTAGAAATAAAGCTGTAGTATTTTTTAACTGGGTGTATAATTATATTCGTTTTGATAGGGAAACACGTTTAATAATAAGACCCTTTAAAAATAAAAATAAAGAGTCTTTTTAA